In Maridesulfovibrio sp., the following proteins share a genomic window:
- a CDS encoding succinate dehydrogenase/fumarate reductase cytochrome b subunit, with amino-acid sequence MAVDVGMHLARPGKRDAVLDWLQMLTGAGLVAFMWCHMILVSSVVLSPKIMNAIAHFFEATYMAQVGGPLIFLAFLLHFALAARKIPFRAEGQATILQHAQMLKHRDTWLWVVQAVTAMVILVMGAIHMWVVLNDLPITAAKSAARVGEGGWTLFYLVLLPCVELHVSVGFYRIGVKWGFIRTENRKQAKKLESILFATFMVIGILTLIRFITLS; translated from the coding sequence ATGGCTGTAGACGTAGGTATGCACTTGGCTCGACCGGGCAAAAGGGATGCGGTTCTCGACTGGCTGCAGATGCTTACCGGGGCCGGACTTGTGGCATTTATGTGGTGCCATATGATTCTGGTGTCATCGGTTGTCCTTTCACCGAAAATCATGAATGCCATTGCACATTTTTTCGAAGCCACGTATATGGCTCAGGTCGGTGGTCCTTTGATTTTCTTAGCTTTTTTGTTACATTTCGCGCTGGCGGCCAGAAAGATTCCTTTCCGCGCGGAAGGCCAGGCAACCATATTGCAGCATGCACAGATGCTTAAGCATCGTGATACCTGGCTTTGGGTTGTTCAGGCCGTGACCGCAATGGTTATCCTTGTGATGGGTGCCATCCACATGTGGGTTGTGCTCAATGATCTTCCCATTACTGCCGCGAAGTCGGCGGCTCGTGTAGGTGAAGGCGGATGGACGCTTTTCTATCTGGTTCTCCTGCCTTGCGTTGAGCTTCATGTCAGCGTTGGCTTCTACCGTATTGGCGTCAAATGGGGATTCATCAGGACCGAGAACCGGAAGCAGGCCAAAAAGCTTGAATCCATTCTCTTTGCGACCTTCATGGTCATCGGCATCCTCACCCTGATCAGGTTCATCACTTTAAGTTAA
- a CDS encoding fumarate reductase flavoprotein subunit codes for MQTYYSDLLVIGAGLAGERVAVEAAQEGFDVICLSIVPARRSHSSAAQGGMQAALGNCAKGEGDNVDVHFGDTVRGSDWGCDQEVARLFADAAPIEMRRLAHWGVPWNRVVPGKSFYFKGGEKFEKEEKEEKRGLITARSFGGTAKWRTCYTSDGTGHAVMCTMDNRCAELGIDVFDRKEAISLIHDGDKCTGAVVRCLRTGELEVFLSKATAICTGGFGRIYKATTNAVICDGGGHIIAHDTGVVPIGNPEAIQFHPTGIVPTDILVTEGCRGDGGTLLDVNEERFMNIYEPEKAELASRDVVSRWMTHHMRQGKGVKSAYGEHLWLDIRHLGDKHISTKLREVDEICHHFLNVDPRKQLIPVRPTQHYTMAGVRTNKDGAVYGLKGLFSAGEAACWDMHGFNRLGGNSLAETVVAGGIIGSKIVEFLKGYEVEIKTALVNDAVRKQEERIEKLRSGANGKENVYKVREEMQDALMEGCFVFRNDAGLKKCIETLQGTLDKARRVGLVSDGLGANHELAAALKIEGQVKLGLCIAKAALERTESRGSHNREDYTARDDKNWLNRTLAYWRDGADMPELQYEEATPCYEIPPGDRGYGGGSIIEADKAEIEAKMIKK; via the coding sequence ATGCAAACATATTACTCTGATCTCCTTGTTATCGGCGCTGGTCTTGCTGGCGAGCGCGTGGCTGTGGAGGCGGCCCAGGAAGGTTTTGATGTAATCTGTCTCTCAATTGTCCCGGCACGCCGATCTCACTCATCGGCAGCACAGGGCGGCATGCAGGCTGCTCTGGGTAACTGTGCCAAAGGCGAGGGGGACAACGTAGACGTCCACTTTGGCGACACTGTCCGTGGTTCCGACTGGGGTTGTGACCAGGAAGTGGCCCGTCTTTTCGCTGACGCTGCTCCAATTGAAATGCGTCGACTTGCGCACTGGGGTGTGCCCTGGAACCGCGTTGTTCCCGGTAAATCTTTCTATTTCAAAGGCGGCGAGAAATTTGAAAAGGAAGAAAAAGAAGAGAAGCGCGGCCTGATTACCGCCCGCTCCTTCGGCGGTACCGCTAAATGGCGTACCTGCTATACTTCCGACGGAACCGGCCATGCGGTTATGTGTACGATGGATAACCGTTGCGCTGAACTTGGAATTGATGTTTTTGACCGCAAGGAAGCTATTTCTCTAATTCATGACGGTGACAAATGCACAGGTGCGGTTGTCCGCTGCCTACGGACTGGCGAGCTGGAAGTGTTTCTCTCCAAGGCTACTGCAATTTGCACAGGCGGTTTCGGGCGTATCTACAAGGCAACAACAAATGCGGTCATCTGTGATGGCGGCGGGCATATCATCGCCCATGATACAGGGGTTGTTCCCATTGGTAACCCGGAAGCAATCCAGTTCCACCCCACCGGAATTGTACCTACCGATATTCTGGTAACTGAAGGGTGCCGCGGTGACGGCGGGACACTTCTCGACGTCAACGAAGAGCGGTTCATGAACATTTACGAACCGGAAAAGGCCGAACTGGCCTCCCGTGACGTTGTTTCCCGCTGGATGACTCATCACATGCGTCAGGGTAAAGGTGTTAAGTCCGCTTATGGCGAGCACCTCTGGCTGGACATCCGTCATCTCGGTGATAAACACATCTCCACTAAACTGCGTGAAGTTGATGAAATCTGCCACCATTTCCTGAATGTTGATCCCCGCAAACAGCTTATCCCGGTCCGCCCGACCCAGCATTATACCATGGCTGGTGTACGTACCAATAAAGATGGTGCGGTTTACGGTCTCAAAGGGCTGTTCTCTGCCGGTGAGGCTGCATGTTGGGACATGCACGGTTTTAACCGCCTCGGCGGTAACTCTCTGGCTGAAACAGTTGTCGCAGGCGGTATCATCGGTTCCAAGATTGTTGAATTCCTTAAGGGGTATGAGGTCGAAATCAAGACGGCATTGGTTAATGACGCTGTCCGTAAGCAGGAAGAACGCATTGAAAAACTGCGCAGCGGCGCAAACGGCAAAGAAAATGTCTACAAGGTTCGTGAAGAAATGCAGGATGCCCTTATGGAAGGCTGCTTTGTATTCAGAAATGATGCCGGACTCAAAAAATGTATTGAAACCCTTCAGGGTACTCTTGATAAAGCCCGCAGGGTCGGTCTTGTTTCCGACGGACTTGGCGCCAACCACGAGCTGGCTGCGGCCCTTAAGATTGAAGGTCAGGTCAAGCTCGGCCTTTGTATTGCTAAAGCTGCTCTGGAACGTACTGAAAGTCGTGGTTCCCACAACCGCGAGGATTACACCGCACGCGATGATAAGAACTGGCTGAACAGAACACTGGCTTATTGGCGCGATGGCGCAGACATGCCTGAACTGCAATACGAGGAAGCCACTCCCTGCTACGAAATTCCTCCGGGAGACCGTGGTTACGGCGGCGGTTCCATCATCGAAGCCGACAAGGCAGAGATTGAAGCCAAAATGATCAAGAAATAA
- a CDS encoding fumarate reductase iron-sulfur subunit, with protein MSRQLEFDIFRYNPQDKGSVPHMQTFVLDETENMTLFIALNRLREEQDPGLIFDFCCRAGICGACAMVVNGKPRLACQTKTVELPQQITLLPLPVYKLIGDLSVDTGVWFREMYQTTESWIHTNKTFDPNAIEERMENEVAEQIYELERCIECGCCVAACGTARLRDDFLGAAALNRVARFVVDPRDQRTDRDYFEIIGNDEGIFGCMGLLGCEDVCPKNLPLQNQLGFLRRKMGITAIKEIFRK; from the coding sequence ATGAGCAGACAACTCGAATTTGATATATTCCGCTACAATCCTCAGGATAAGGGGTCGGTTCCGCACATGCAGACCTTTGTGCTGGATGAAACCGAGAACATGACCCTGTTCATCGCGCTGAACCGTTTGCGTGAAGAGCAGGACCCCGGCCTGATTTTTGATTTCTGCTGCCGCGCTGGTATCTGCGGAGCCTGCGCTATGGTTGTCAACGGCAAGCCCCGTCTGGCCTGTCAGACGAAGACTGTCGAGCTGCCACAGCAGATAACCCTGCTGCCACTCCCTGTTTATAAACTCATAGGTGACCTTTCGGTGGACACCGGTGTCTGGTTCCGTGAAATGTACCAGACCACTGAATCATGGATTCATACCAATAAGACCTTTGATCCCAACGCTATTGAAGAGCGCATGGAGAACGAGGTTGCCGAACAGATCTATGAACTGGAACGCTGCATCGAATGCGGATGCTGTGTTGCCGCCTGCGGCACAGCCCGTCTGCGTGATGACTTCCTCGGTGCTGCTGCGCTCAACCGCGTTGCCCGTTTTGTCGTAGATCCACGTGACCAGCGTACTGACCGCGATTATTTTGAAATCATCGGTAATGATGAAGGTATCTTCGGTTGTATGGGCCTGCTCGGCTGCGAAGATGTCTGTCCCAAGAATCTGCCGTTGCAGAACCAGCTCGGGTTCCTGCGCCGCAAGATGGGTATTACCGCAATCAAGGAAATATTCAGGAAGTAA
- a CDS encoding fumarate hydratase, with translation MRTIKAEQVIEAVAKMCVSANRYLPEDVKKRFNECAAAEDSPAAKEVFRQIKENWELAAESGLPLCQDTGLAVFIVEMGEDVRVEGMNIRDAINEGTRKGYEEGFLRKSACDPLTRANTKDNTPAIVHFDIVPGDKIKITFMAKGGGSENMSRVTMLAPAQGWEGIKKFVIERVAEAGPNPCPPTMVGIGVGGTFEYSALLAKKSLMRKVGEPHPDPEIGKLEAELMEELNKLGIGPMGLGGKTTVFDVKIEMRPCHIASLPLAVNIQCHSSRHEEVIL, from the coding sequence ATGCGTACTATTAAAGCTGAACAGGTTATCGAAGCCGTGGCGAAAATGTGCGTAAGCGCAAACCGCTACCTGCCCGAAGACGTGAAAAAGCGTTTTAACGAATGTGCTGCCGCCGAAGATTCTCCAGCAGCTAAGGAAGTTTTCCGTCAGATCAAGGAAAACTGGGAACTTGCTGCTGAATCAGGGCTGCCTCTTTGTCAGGATACCGGATTGGCTGTATTCATTGTTGAAATGGGCGAGGATGTCCGCGTGGAAGGCATGAACATCCGTGATGCCATCAATGAAGGTACCCGCAAAGGGTACGAGGAAGGATTTCTGCGCAAATCCGCATGTGATCCTCTGACCCGTGCCAATACCAAGGATAACACCCCGGCTATCGTACATTTTGATATCGTCCCCGGTGACAAAATCAAAATCACCTTTATGGCCAAGGGCGGGGGCTCCGAAAACATGAGTCGTGTGACCATGCTTGCCCCGGCTCAGGGCTGGGAAGGCATCAAGAAATTCGTCATTGAACGTGTTGCAGAAGCCGGTCCCAACCCGTGTCCCCCGACCATGGTCGGAATCGGTGTTGGCGGAACTTTTGAATATTCAGCACTGCTGGCTAAAAAGTCCCTGATGCGCAAAGTTGGTGAGCCGCATCCAGATCCTGAAATCGGTAAACTGGAAGCCGAACTAATGGAAGAGTTGAACAAACTCGGCATCGGCCCCATGGGACTTGGCGGCAAGACAACCGTGTTTGATGTGAAAATCGAAATGCGCCCCTGCCACATTGCGTCCCTGCCGCTGGCTGTGAACATCCAGTGCCATTCTTCAAGGCACGAGGAGGTTATACTCTAA
- a CDS encoding Fe-S-containing hydro-lyase has product MAEYKLKTPLTDEDMVQLKAGDVVKLTGTIYTARDAAHKRLCDLLDKGEKLPFDLKGSVVYYVGPSPAPPGKPIGSAGPTTSYRMDTYAPRLHGLGQKASIGKGKRSEEVKQALKDYKAVYFGATGGAGALLSMCIKEAKVIAFDELGPEAIRELTVEDFPLLVINDSHGGELYAVPDRKAAGVE; this is encoded by the coding sequence ATGGCTGAATATAAGCTGAAGACTCCGCTGACTGATGAAGATATGGTCCAGCTCAAGGCCGGGGATGTGGTTAAACTGACAGGAACCATCTATACCGCGCGCGACGCTGCCCACAAGAGACTTTGCGACTTGCTTGATAAGGGTGAGAAACTTCCTTTCGACTTGAAAGGCTCCGTAGTCTATTACGTCGGGCCCAGCCCGGCTCCCCCAGGCAAACCTATCGGTTCCGCCGGACCGACCACCAGCTACCGAATGGATACTTATGCCCCCCGTCTGCACGGTCTAGGACAGAAGGCAAGTATCGGTAAAGGGAAGCGTAGTGAGGAGGTCAAGCAGGCCCTGAAGGATTATAAAGCTGTATATTTTGGAGCAACAGGAGGTGCTGGTGCTCTGCTTTCCATGTGCATCAAAGAAGCGAAGGTTATCGCTTTTGATGAACTTGGTCCCGAAGCCATCCGGGAACTGACCGTTGAGGATTTTCCTCTGCTGGTCATTAATGATTCCCATGGTGGCGAACTGTATGCCGTACCTGACCGCAAAGCGGCAGGTGTTGAGTAA
- a CDS encoding malic enzyme-like NAD(P)-binding protein: MALFTKQEALDYHSKGRKGKIEVVPVKPCNTQKDLSMAYSPGVAEACLAIAEDKEKSYEYTGRGNLVAVVSNGTAVLGLGNIGPEAGKPVMEGKGVLFKVFADVDVYDINLDVTDADELCNIVKALEPTFGGINLEDIKSPECFYIEEKLKKEMNIPVFHDDQHGTAIISGAGLINAAEIAGKKIEDMRLVVSGAGAAAIACTNFYMSLGIKRENVAMFDSRGHINKSREGLNEQKLQFATDKEYKDLADAMKGADLFLGLSVKGMVTKDMVKSMADSPIIFACANPDPEISYTDAKEARPDAIMGTGRSDYPNQVNNVLGFPFIFRGALDVNASAINEEMKIAAATALAALAKEPAPDYVCEAYGVDKLEFGIDYIIPKPLDLRLIEWESAAVAQAAMDTGVARKKIDIDEYKKELRERLAASRKRVGEFLETYSFDS; the protein is encoded by the coding sequence ATGGCTCTTTTTACGAAACAGGAAGCTCTTGATTATCATTCCAAAGGCAGAAAAGGGAAAATTGAGGTCGTTCCCGTAAAACCCTGCAACACTCAGAAAGACCTTTCTATGGCTTACAGCCCCGGTGTAGCCGAAGCTTGTCTTGCAATAGCCGAGGATAAGGAAAAATCGTACGAGTACACCGGGCGCGGAAACCTTGTAGCTGTGGTTTCCAACGGAACCGCAGTACTTGGTCTCGGTAATATCGGACCTGAAGCCGGCAAGCCGGTTATGGAAGGCAAGGGTGTTCTCTTCAAGGTTTTCGCAGACGTTGATGTTTACGACATCAACCTTGATGTCACCGATGCTGATGAACTCTGCAATATCGTAAAAGCTCTTGAGCCCACCTTCGGCGGTATCAACCTTGAAGACATCAAGTCTCCTGAGTGCTTCTACATTGAAGAAAAACTCAAGAAAGAAATGAATATCCCGGTTTTTCATGATGATCAGCACGGCACCGCTATTATTTCCGGTGCGGGTCTGATCAACGCCGCTGAAATTGCAGGCAAGAAAATCGAAGATATGCGTCTGGTTGTTTCCGGAGCAGGTGCGGCGGCTATCGCTTGCACAAACTTTTACATGTCTCTGGGCATCAAACGTGAAAATGTCGCTATGTTCGACTCCCGCGGCCATATCAATAAGAGCCGCGAAGGTCTGAATGAGCAGAAGCTCCAGTTTGCAACTGACAAGGAATATAAAGACCTTGCCGATGCAATGAAGGGTGCGGACCTGTTCCTCGGTCTTTCCGTAAAAGGAATGGTAACCAAGGATATGGTCAAATCCATGGCCGATTCTCCTATCATTTTCGCCTGCGCCAACCCTGATCCTGAAATATCTTATACCGATGCCAAAGAAGCCCGTCCCGATGCCATCATGGGTACCGGACGTTCCGACTACCCCAACCAGGTTAACAACGTCCTCGGTTTCCCCTTCATCTTCCGTGGTGCACTTGATGTAAACGCCAGTGCCATCAATGAAGAAATGAAGATTGCAGCAGCAACTGCTCTTGCTGCTTTGGCCAAAGAACCGGCTCCGGATTACGTTTGTGAAGCCTATGGTGTCGATAAGCTCGAATTCGGTATCGACTACATTATTCCCAAACCGCTCGACCTGCGTCTGATCGAATGGGAATCCGCTGCTGTTGCACAGGCTGCAATGGATACCGGTGTAGCCCGCAAGAAGATTGATATTGATGAGTACAAGAAAGAACTGCGCGAACGTCTGGCTGCTTCCAGAAAACGCGTAGGTGAATTTCTTGAAACTTATAGTTTCGATTCCTAA
- a CDS encoding DASS family sodium-coupled anion symporter yields MSDQQDGGNGRKIGFFLGPIVFLIMLMMPVPSGMEPAAWKVAAVTALMAIWWISEAIPIPATSLIPIALFPLLGIVKSAAACAPYANHLIYLFMGGFFLAVTMERWNLHRRIALHTIKAVGTSPGRMILGFMIATGFLSMWVSNTATTMMMVPIGLAVIQQATGFDSKDLKACANAGPESNFGKCLMLGIAYAASMGGVGTIIGTPPNTVMVGMVDKMYGVHIGFGQWMLYGVPLATLMIALSWWLLTKVLFPSKGLELAGGEAIINREIEALGPMSKEEKYIVIVGCFVAAFWLSRGFMKPLVKDFWPNFGYVHDATIGIMGSLILFAIPTNFKKGEFLLDWKTAVKIPWDVILLFGGGLAIANGFSKTGLAGYIASRLTMLDGMTLLMFVAIVVLITIFLTEITSNTATATLLVPIMGSAAIAMGVHPFATIVSACVAASFAFMLPVATPPNAVVFGSGCVSIKQMASAGFWLNIIGAILITISVVYLLPVLWGIDLTMLPDWAVMPK; encoded by the coding sequence ATGAGCGATCAACAAGATGGTGGTAACGGTCGTAAAATTGGTTTTTTCTTAGGTCCGATAGTTTTCCTAATTATGTTAATGATGCCCGTCCCTTCCGGAATGGAACCTGCGGCATGGAAGGTGGCGGCGGTAACAGCCTTAATGGCAATCTGGTGGATTAGCGAAGCAATTCCTATTCCCGCAACTTCTCTTATTCCTATAGCCTTATTCCCGTTGCTGGGTATTGTTAAATCCGCAGCGGCCTGTGCTCCATATGCCAACCATCTTATTTACCTGTTCATGGGTGGCTTTTTTCTGGCCGTAACTATGGAAAGATGGAATCTGCATAGGCGCATAGCTCTGCACACAATTAAGGCTGTCGGAACCAGCCCCGGTCGCATGATCCTGGGATTCATGATCGCTACCGGTTTTCTTTCCATGTGGGTTTCCAACACCGCAACAACCATGATGATGGTTCCCATCGGTCTAGCTGTTATCCAGCAGGCCACTGGTTTTGATTCCAAAGATCTCAAAGCCTGTGCCAATGCAGGACCGGAATCCAACTTCGGTAAATGTCTTATGCTCGGTATCGCCTATGCTGCTTCCATGGGTGGTGTCGGTACCATCATCGGTACTCCGCCGAACACGGTTATGGTCGGTATGGTTGACAAAATGTATGGTGTTCACATTGGTTTCGGCCAGTGGATGCTTTACGGGGTTCCTCTTGCTACACTTATGATCGCTCTTTCCTGGTGGTTGTTAACCAAAGTGCTTTTCCCCTCAAAAGGTCTGGAACTTGCCGGCGGTGAAGCCATTATCAACAGGGAAATCGAAGCCCTTGGGCCCATGTCCAAGGAAGAGAAATACATAGTTATTGTCGGCTGTTTCGTGGCAGCATTCTGGCTGTCCCGCGGATTCATGAAACCTCTGGTCAAGGACTTCTGGCCCAATTTCGGTTATGTGCATGATGCTACCATCGGTATAATGGGCTCACTGATCCTGTTTGCGATTCCTACCAATTTCAAGAAAGGGGAATTTTTGCTTGATTGGAAAACCGCAGTTAAAATTCCCTGGGATGTAATCCTGCTTTTTGGTGGTGGTCTTGCAATAGCCAACGGCTTCTCCAAGACCGGTCTGGCAGGCTACATCGCATCAAGATTGACCATGCTCGACGGTATGACCCTCTTGATGTTCGTTGCCATTGTAGTCCTGATTACTATCTTCCTAACTGAAATTACCTCCAATACCGCCACCGCGACCCTGCTTGTCCCCATTATGGGCAGTGCGGCAATCGCCATGGGCGTGCACCCCTTTGCCACCATCGTTAGTGCTTGTGTAGCAGCCTCCTTTGCATTCATGCTTCCGGTTGCGACTCCGCCTAACGCTGTAGTGTTCGGTTCCGGATGCGTGTCCATCAAACAGATGGCCTCGGCAGGTTTCTGGCTGAACATTATCGGCGCGATCCTGATCACTATTTCCGTGGTCTATCTGCTGCCGGTACTCTGGGGTATAGATTTAACAATGCTCCCTGATTGGGCAGTTATGCCTAAGTAA
- the pta gene encoding phosphate acetyltransferase, with amino-acid sequence MSKSLYIAATEARSGKSAIVLGVMQLLLTHLRKVAIFRPIIHDNFRDRDHDIDLILRHFKLPQDYKTTYAYTQSEATRLLNDGKHSLLMEKILERFKALEENYDFVLCEGSDYLGGEAAVEFEINLDVASNLGSPVLAVLNAMDSYEDEICDLANRTVAMFEDKGLDVISVMINRASSEFSPDLAERLRNCLNSENHPLVYVLPDDKRLGNPTMNDVVKWLDCRVLYGKSRLDTPIDNYVVAAMQIENFLKYVKDGSLIITPGDRSDIILASLASRLSDSYPNVSGILLTGGIRPAMTVHHLIEGWKGVPLPILVAPDHTYKTAQILRGLHGKIDPENQAKVLSAMGLFETCVDSHELQRKLVSSRSTRITPYMFEHTLLHKARENKQHIVLPEGKEERILRAADILRRRDVVKLTLLGNEDEVAKAASDIGISLKGIDIVDPVKSEHFESFVDTYFELRKHKCIVKDDARDRMSDPTYFGTMMVYTGVADGMVSGSITTTAQTIRPAFEFIKTKPGFSIVSSVFLMCQNDRVMAYGDCAVNPNPNARELAEIAISSANTAEIFGIEPRVAMLSYSTGESGKGRSVDKVKEATRLVRELAPEIAVEGPLQFDAAVDEDVAAELMPDNDVAGQATVLIFPDLNTGNNTYKAVQRSQPESVAIGPILQGLKKPVNDLSRGCTVRDVVNTVAITAIQAIAEKEKEQK; translated from the coding sequence ATGTCAAAGAGCTTGTATATTGCGGCAACAGAGGCCCGGAGCGGGAAATCAGCAATCGTCCTCGGGGTGATGCAGCTGCTTCTGACCCATCTACGCAAGGTGGCTATTTTCAGACCTATCATTCATGATAATTTTCGGGATCGAGACCACGATATTGATCTTATCCTGCGCCATTTCAAACTTCCTCAGGATTATAAAACCACTTACGCCTATACCCAGAGTGAGGCTACCCGGCTGCTTAACGACGGCAAGCATTCCCTGCTGATGGAAAAAATCCTTGAGCGTTTCAAGGCACTGGAGGAAAACTATGATTTCGTTCTTTGCGAAGGTTCGGATTACCTCGGTGGTGAGGCTGCTGTAGAGTTTGAAATCAACCTTGATGTAGCAAGCAATCTCGGCAGTCCGGTGCTGGCGGTGCTCAATGCCATGGATAGTTACGAAGATGAAATCTGTGACCTTGCAAACCGGACAGTAGCCATGTTCGAGGATAAGGGACTGGATGTTATCTCGGTCATGATCAACCGTGCATCCAGCGAATTTTCTCCGGATCTTGCCGAACGGCTGCGTAACTGTCTGAATAGTGAAAACCATCCGCTTGTCTATGTGTTGCCGGATGATAAACGTCTGGGCAATCCGACCATGAATGATGTTGTTAAATGGCTTGATTGCAGGGTTCTTTACGGTAAGAGCCGTCTTGATACGCCCATTGATAACTACGTGGTTGCGGCCATGCAGATTGAGAATTTTTTGAAATACGTCAAAGACGGCAGCTTGATAATCACTCCCGGAGACCGGTCGGATATAATCCTTGCCAGTCTTGCCTCTCGCCTTTCCGATTCCTATCCAAATGTCTCCGGAATTTTGCTTACCGGGGGTATTCGGCCGGCTATGACCGTTCACCATTTGATTGAGGGCTGGAAGGGGGTCCCGCTGCCTATTCTGGTGGCACCGGACCATACATATAAGACCGCCCAGATTCTGCGCGGTCTGCATGGTAAGATCGATCCCGAGAATCAGGCCAAAGTTCTTTCGGCCATGGGGCTTTTTGAAACATGCGTTGATTCACATGAACTGCAGCGCAAGCTGGTTTCCAGTCGCTCCACCAGAATTACGCCGTACATGTTCGAGCATACTCTGCTGCATAAAGCGCGCGAGAATAAGCAGCATATAGTGCTGCCGGAAGGTAAGGAAGAACGCATACTCAGGGCGGCTGACATTCTCAGGCGCCGGGATGTGGTAAAACTAACCTTGCTCGGGAATGAGGATGAAGTGGCTAAAGCTGCTTCTGATATTGGAATAAGTCTCAAAGGTATTGACATTGTTGACCCTGTCAAATCGGAACATTTCGAGAGTTTTGTGGATACTTATTTCGAGTTGCGCAAGCATAAGTGCATAGTCAAGGATGATGCCCGGGACCGTATGAGTGATCCGACTTATTTCGGAACCATGATGGTTTATACCGGTGTTGCTGACGGCATGGTTTCCGGATCCATAACTACCACAGCACAGACTATCCGCCCGGCTTTTGAGTTTATCAAAACCAAGCCCGGATTCTCCATAGTTTCCAGTGTGTTTCTCATGTGCCAGAATGACAGGGTTATGGCCTACGGTGATTGTGCAGTGAATCCCAATCCAAATGCGCGAGAGTTGGCTGAAATTGCAATCAGTTCCGCCAACACGGCTGAAATATTCGGTATTGAACCGCGTGTGGCTATGCTCTCCTATTCTACCGGGGAGTCCGGTAAAGGGCGTTCTGTTGATAAGGTCAAGGAGGCCACCAGACTTGTGCGTGAGCTGGCCCCGGAAATTGCGGTGGAGGGTCCTTTGCAGTTTGATGCGGCAGTGGATGAGGATGTTGCCGCTGAACTTATGCCTGATAACGATGTTGCCGGGCAGGCTACTGTACTCATTTTTCCCGACCTTAATACCGGGAACAATACCTATAAAGCCGTACAGCGGTCGCAGCCGGAATCTGTAGCAATAGGTCCGATACTGCAGGGCTTGAAAAAACCGGTCAATGACCTCAGCAGAGGCTGTACTGTGCGCGATGTTGTCAATACCGTGGCCATCACGGCTATTCAGGCAATTGCGGAGAAGGAGAAAGAGCAGAAGTGA